Proteins encoded within one genomic window of Bacillus thuringiensis:
- a CDS encoding DUF3892 domain-containing protein — translation MDKKDFEKVYNDYLHQGEEQAQFEVDHEGNSGAEQIVAVRKNDDGDLIAFKTSSGRELDYMTALSEAKSGKLAHVDVFHKYGRDIIRSEPDGIKENNLDNLPAF, via the coding sequence ATGGACAAAAAAGACTTTGAAAAAGTTTATAATGATTATTTACATCAAGGAGAAGAACAAGCTCAATTTGAAGTAGACCATGAAGGCAATTCAGGGGCAGAACAAATAGTTGCTGTTCGTAAAAATGATGACGGGGATTTAATAGCGTTTAAAACAAGTAGCGGGAGAGAGTTAGATTATATGACTGCTCTTAGTGAAGCAAAATCAGGGAAGTTAGCTCATGTGGACGTATTTCATAAGTATGGAAGAGATATTATACGTAGTGAACCTGATGGAATAAAAGAAAATAACTTAGATAATTTACCTGCATTTTAA
- a CDS encoding PLP-dependent aminotransferase family protein, translated as MEWKLDSDSKIPIYQQVVDFIEKRITYGELPPGSFLPSERKLATQLNVNRSTVTTAYNELRAMGIVESTTGKGTRVSTHMWGVSPTLTPNWRNFVEGGTFLPNLPLLRHIRAEVQQNENIIDFANGELGCNLYPHDQLQTILREQPLTHSLSYDHPQGYLPLRQAVVKYMKEYLKVEATEQSIMITSGAQQALHLIVQCLLNPGDAVAFESPSHCYSLPLFQSAGIRIFPLPVDEHGINPDDVQELYRKHRIKMIFLNPNFQNPTGTMLHPNRRKKLLSLCADLRIAIVEDDPSSLLTLEKKQPCPTLKSIDENGTVIYVHSLSKMIAPGLRVGWLVAPQSVVERLSDARHQMELGMSIFPQWLMQQFFETVPFQSHIVPLRKQLAEKRDVIVRALNEQLHDKISFSNPTGGIYIWGKLKEPINEKQLIMQSLKQEIAFMPGSIFGAKDGYIRLSYGKVNIDQIEEGISRLREAILVCEK; from the coding sequence ATGGAATGGAAACTAGATAGTGACAGTAAAATCCCTATTTATCAGCAAGTTGTTGACTTTATTGAAAAACGTATTACATATGGAGAACTTCCTCCAGGTAGCTTCCTCCCTTCCGAACGGAAATTAGCTACACAGTTAAATGTAAACAGAAGTACAGTAACGACTGCTTATAATGAGCTACGTGCTATGGGAATTGTAGAAAGTACGACTGGTAAAGGTACACGTGTGAGTACACATATGTGGGGCGTTTCTCCAACATTAACGCCGAACTGGAGAAATTTCGTAGAAGGTGGTACTTTCTTACCAAATCTACCGTTACTTCGCCATATTAGGGCGGAAGTACAACAAAATGAAAATATTATAGATTTCGCTAATGGAGAACTCGGTTGTAATCTTTATCCTCACGATCAACTACAAACGATTTTACGTGAACAACCGTTAACGCATTCATTAAGTTACGATCATCCGCAAGGCTATCTCCCGCTAAGACAAGCGGTCGTAAAATATATGAAGGAATATTTAAAAGTTGAGGCGACTGAACAATCCATTATGATTACATCCGGCGCTCAACAAGCACTACACCTTATCGTGCAATGTTTATTAAATCCCGGTGATGCCGTCGCTTTTGAAAGTCCATCGCACTGTTATTCCCTGCCGTTATTCCAATCAGCAGGTATTCGTATTTTCCCGTTACCTGTCGATGAACACGGCATTAATCCAGACGATGTGCAAGAATTATATAGAAAGCATCGTATTAAAATGATCTTTTTAAATCCAAACTTCCAAAATCCTACGGGAACAATGCTTCATCCAAACCGTAGAAAAAAACTATTATCACTTTGTGCAGACTTACGAATTGCGATTGTTGAAGATGATCCGTCTAGTTTACTTACGTTAGAAAAGAAACAACCTTGCCCTACTTTGAAATCGATTGATGAAAATGGAACCGTCATTTATGTGCATTCTTTATCAAAGATGATTGCACCAGGTCTTCGAGTTGGCTGGCTTGTCGCTCCGCAGTCTGTAGTTGAGCGATTATCTGACGCACGACACCAAATGGAATTAGGTATGAGCATATTCCCACAGTGGCTTATGCAGCAATTTTTCGAAACCGTACCATTTCAGTCTCATATCGTACCGTTACGAAAACAACTAGCAGAAAAAAGAGACGTTATCGTCCGCGCTCTAAACGAGCAACTTCATGATAAAATCTCTTTTTCCAATCCTACTGGTGGTATATACATATGGGGAAAATTAAAAGAACCGATAAACGAAAAACAACTTATTATGCAAAGCTTAAAACAAGAAATAGCATTTATGCCAGGTAGTATTTTCGGCGCGAAAGATGGTTATATACGTTTATCTTATGGAAAAGTGAATATTGATCAAATTGAGGAAGGTATTTCTCGTTTACGTGAGGCTATTTTGGTATGTGAAAAATAA
- a CDS encoding alpha/beta fold hydrolase, producing MKKLLKSVKIIFLICISMIFFGTGAVFIYHNYQLKMELKLMNNEGELVNFDNKKVNVYNEGSGEDTFVFMAGSGIAAPVYELKGLYSKFSKENKISVIERAGYGYSDVFQDERDIDTILEQTREALIRSGNKPPYILVPHSLSGIEAIYWAQKYPGEVKGIIALDIGLPKQYVTHKIGMVDSLKIKGMNILTKIGFQRLAPSVTYNPEVIKQSFLNEQEKEIYKALTYKRAFNDDMKQELLQIYNNSKKSNSLLIPKETPILFIDAIARQNKDSKYTKQKNKDYKEFASELLRADVKIIEGTHSIYLYAPDEIYKFAMDFINNKVVKN from the coding sequence ATGAAAAAATTATTAAAGTCAGTGAAAATAATATTTTTAATATGTATTAGTATGATTTTCTTTGGAACAGGCGCTGTATTTATATATCATAACTATCAATTAAAAATGGAATTGAAATTAATGAACAATGAAGGCGAACTTGTTAATTTCGATAATAAAAAAGTGAATGTTTATAATGAAGGGAGCGGGGAGGATACGTTTGTATTTATGGCCGGATCTGGAATTGCCGCTCCTGTTTATGAATTGAAAGGCTTATATAGTAAATTTTCGAAAGAAAACAAGATTTCTGTAATTGAGAGAGCTGGTTATGGATACAGTGATGTTTTTCAAGATGAGAGAGATATTGATACGATATTAGAACAAACAAGAGAAGCGCTTATTCGAAGTGGAAATAAACCACCATACATCTTAGTACCACACTCTCTATCGGGTATAGAGGCTATTTATTGGGCACAAAAATATCCGGGTGAAGTAAAAGGGATTATTGCATTAGATATTGGTTTACCTAAACAGTACGTAACTCATAAAATAGGCATGGTGGATTCATTAAAAATAAAAGGGATGAATATTTTAACGAAAATTGGTTTTCAGAGATTAGCTCCCTCTGTTACTTATAATCCCGAGGTCATTAAGCAATCCTTTTTAAACGAACAAGAAAAAGAAATTTATAAAGCGCTTACATACAAAAGGGCTTTTAATGATGATATGAAGCAAGAACTTTTACAAATCTACAATAACAGTAAAAAATCAAATTCCTTATTAATCCCAAAAGAAACACCTATTTTATTTATAGATGCAATTGCTAGGCAAAATAAAGATTCAAAGTATACAAAGCAAAAAAATAAAGATTATAAGGAGTTTGCTAGCGAGTTATTAAGAGCTGATGTGAAAATAATTGAAGGCACACATAGTATTTATTTATACGCTCCTGATGAAATATACAAATTTGCTATGGATTTTATTAATAATAAAGTAGTGAAGAACTAA
- a CDS encoding YaiI/YqxD family protein, with amino-acid sequence MKIYVDADACPVKDVIIFEAKKAEIPVTLVTSFSHYSNAEQPKGVETIYVDSGADAADYRIMQLAKKEDLIVTQDYGLASLALAKGCIVLHHKGYKYTNDNIEQLLQTRYLSAMVRKSGKRTKGPKPFTAEDKEKFRALFKSMIAL; translated from the coding sequence ATGAAAATTTACGTTGATGCAGATGCTTGTCCTGTAAAAGATGTAATTATTTTTGAAGCTAAGAAGGCAGAAATTCCCGTTACCCTCGTAACTAGCTTTTCTCATTATTCTAATGCGGAACAGCCAAAAGGTGTGGAAACAATATATGTTGATTCCGGAGCAGATGCTGCGGATTACCGAATTATGCAGTTAGCAAAAAAAGAGGATTTAATCGTAACGCAAGATTACGGTCTTGCTTCGCTCGCTTTAGCAAAAGGCTGTATCGTACTACACCATAAAGGCTATAAGTATACGAATGATAACATTGAACAATTGTTACAAACACGATATTTAAGTGCAATGGTTCGAAAAAGTGGTAAACGTACAAAGGGACCGAAACCATTTACAGCAGAAGATAAAGAAAAATTTAGAGCGCTCTTTAAAAGTATGATCGCACTGTAG
- a CDS encoding sensor histidine kinase: MNLKKKYQLLLFSAIISVPLLLLSISIFVSVIYNVVFKTKNQNIPFHESYAYPTMLIIFLLSLLILAFVFSKSINTVLNKINVLNQTIRDLASDKKIPNIINVKSDDEMGELIKSVNLLIERTTYRELELQQQEQIKKELLNKLRHDINTPLTAVRLQLYYLEGEYKEQAPVLESMYEQIQYISDLTNEFNIQSTETLENTYIVNDEVNIHNLIENMIKKWSYLYSIHKIELVYNPQDKELIWNSNELWIQRLFDNIFQNVLKHSKAKKLKIIIDEDIVSFRDNGIGFDINSKGTGIGLKNIEDISKIFDIKYTLQSNSEGTMFSFEKTKV, from the coding sequence ATGAACTTAAAGAAAAAATATCAGTTACTATTATTCTCCGCTATTATTAGCGTACCACTGTTATTGTTGTCAATTAGTATCTTTGTATCAGTTATTTATAATGTTGTCTTTAAAACTAAAAATCAGAACATTCCTTTTCACGAATCCTATGCATATCCTACGATGTTAATCATATTTTTATTATCACTATTAATATTAGCTTTTGTATTTTCAAAATCGATTAACACAGTATTAAATAAAATTAATGTATTAAATCAAACGATTCGAGATTTAGCAAGTGATAAAAAAATCCCTAATATAATAAATGTTAAAAGCGATGATGAAATGGGAGAGCTGATTAAATCAGTGAACTTGCTTATAGAAAGAACAACTTATCGAGAATTAGAACTACAACAACAGGAACAAATAAAAAAGGAACTATTAAATAAATTACGGCATGATATTAATACACCCTTAACAGCAGTCAGATTACAATTATATTATTTAGAAGGTGAGTACAAGGAACAAGCACCAGTACTTGAATCAATGTATGAACAGATACAATATATAAGTGATTTAACTAACGAATTTAATATTCAATCTACAGAGACCTTAGAGAATACTTATATTGTGAATGATGAAGTGAATATACATAATTTAATAGAAAATATGATAAAAAAATGGAGCTATTTGTATAGCATTCATAAAATTGAATTAGTATATAATCCACAAGATAAAGAGTTGATATGGAATAGTAATGAGTTATGGATTCAAAGGTTATTTGATAATATTTTTCAAAATGTCCTTAAACATTCAAAAGCTAAAAAACTCAAAATTATTATAGATGAAGATATTGTTTCCTTTAGAGATAATGGGATTGGGTTTGATATAAATAGTAAAGGTACGGGAATTGGTTTGAAAAATATTGAAGATATATCAAAGATATTCGATATAAAATACACTTTACAATCAAATAGTGAGGGGACTATGTTTTCATTTGAAAAAACTAAAGTTTAG
- a CDS encoding DMT family transporter, with the protein MKRWQMEWLLVSVALVWGANYTIGKYGVAFMSSIQFNSLRFLVASPVLLLITFMMERSLRIERKDWLRLVAVGIVGTTMYQTMFMLSVKYTSATNASLLIAMSPIFTGILAVLHKQERFSMKVQIGSIVAFIGAAFVLLTGHTGGATYEYAWLGNVIGLVAAIAWGWYPILAQPLIKKYSAMRVTSWSTLIGIVPLVIYCLFNVNTLTWPVDMPSWGSLAYSIIFATIFGLAMWYVGISQIGSTKVMVYMYLVPLFAVIFAAVTIGEKINMMQLVGGLIIFIGLYVVKKGGIKKTALNLKKVS; encoded by the coding sequence ATGAAAAGATGGCAAATGGAATGGCTCCTAGTATCAGTAGCATTAGTATGGGGAGCAAATTATACAATAGGAAAGTATGGTGTGGCATTTATGTCATCCATTCAATTTAATAGTTTACGATTTTTAGTAGCATCACCGGTATTATTACTTATTACTTTTATGATGGAACGCTCATTACGTATTGAAAGAAAAGATTGGTTACGATTAGTAGCAGTCGGTATCGTTGGAACGACAATGTATCAAACTATGTTTATGCTATCTGTGAAATATACTTCAGCAACGAACGCCTCATTATTAATTGCGATGTCACCTATATTTACAGGGATATTAGCAGTATTGCACAAACAAGAACGTTTTTCGATGAAAGTACAAATTGGTTCAATAGTAGCCTTTATTGGTGCAGCATTCGTTTTATTAACAGGGCATACGGGAGGAGCTACCTACGAGTATGCATGGCTTGGAAATGTAATTGGATTAGTCGCAGCAATTGCTTGGGGATGGTATCCAATTTTAGCACAACCTCTTATTAAGAAATACTCCGCAATGAGAGTTACATCTTGGTCTACTTTAATTGGAATTGTACCTCTCGTTATATACTGTTTATTCAACGTAAACACATTAACGTGGCCAGTAGATATGCCAAGCTGGGGATCTCTAGCATATTCAATCATTTTTGCGACCATCTTTGGGCTAGCAATGTGGTATGTTGGTATTAGTCAAATAGGTTCAACGAAAGTAATGGTTTATATGTATCTTGTGCCATTGTTCGCAGTTATTTTTGCGGCAGTAACAATAGGGGAGAAAATCAATATGATGCAACTCGTTGGCGGACTTATAATCTTTATCGGTTTATATGTTGTAAAAAAAGGCGGAATCAAAAAAACAGCTCTCAATTTGAAAAAAGTAAGTTAA
- a CDS encoding response regulator transcription factor — MKAYNVLIVEDDLIIGDLLQKILQREKYNVHWEKEGRKVLDVIHEIDLVIMDVMLPGEDGYQITKKIKNLGLNIPIIFLSARNDMDSKLKGLTIGEEYMIKPFDPRELLLRIQKMLDNQYGTFTQINHLFIDAEYKRVFINGLRNEVAFTAIERKIFFYLYENRDRILSKEHFYDYLWQLEDRNQNIMNVHIKKIRTKIDDKTGDIIQNIYGEGYRLNTYMKK; from the coding sequence ATGAAAGCATATAACGTATTAATTGTTGAAGACGATTTAATTATAGGAGATTTATTACAAAAAATTTTGCAGCGCGAGAAGTATAATGTGCATTGGGAGAAAGAGGGAAGGAAAGTTCTTGATGTAATTCATGAAATAGATTTAGTCATAATGGATGTTATGTTACCAGGCGAAGATGGTTATCAAATTACAAAGAAAATAAAAAATCTAGGGTTAAATATTCCGATTATATTTCTATCAGCTCGGAATGATATGGATAGTAAACTAAAAGGTTTGACTATTGGAGAAGAATACATGATAAAACCTTTTGACCCTAGAGAGTTGTTGTTAAGGATTCAGAAAATGTTAGATAATCAATATGGTACCTTCACGCAAATTAATCATTTATTTATAGATGCAGAATATAAAAGAGTTTTTATAAATGGTTTGCGTAATGAAGTTGCTTTTACAGCAATTGAACGTAAAATATTCTTCTATTTATATGAAAATAGAGATAGAATTTTATCGAAAGAACACTTCTATGATTACCTATGGCAACTCGAAGATAGAAATCAAAATATCATGAACGTACATATAAAGAAAATCAGAACCAAAATTGATGATAAAACAGGTGATATTATTCAGAACATATATGGAGAAGGGTATAGATTAAATACCTATATGAAGAAATGA